A DNA window from Thermococcus sp. 4557 contains the following coding sequences:
- a CDS encoding tripartite tricarboxylate transporter permease — MVPLSDLLIWSLAGVLFGSFISWIPGFHIFNIMALLVAVFGVGELMPVQAFPFFAIGAIVAYAYVSAISSVYFSVADESAVFLLFPTQRYLLLGRGHEAVLLYLIGAVAGTLVLVLGALFIFPKVLPPIYQATSPYITYFLVAIVVFMFMSEWPKEGDRGKTPAERLWLAWRQILGGILVFFLSGILGFIVMNTNLLPTTSAYTRLTPMFIGFFGMSWVILNILSNPPMLEQVPDDRVESSLYNTLKASFGGALGGTIAAVYPIITGGMGALVAGHMTSQRGDDAFIISQGVNRVIYYVGAFTLLFLPQLRLTRGAAAWLVSSIYTPKSYAEYLAAIGVILLSAGISFIFTYYLSRFLANSFNVVHIKKLSYVVAVTLVAISYLLTGPMGLAVLFVSTAIGMMAAAFNTRRSYCLGGLILPVLISMTGHTGYFMHLLGLG, encoded by the coding sequence ATGGTTCCCCTTTCAGACCTTTTAATCTGGTCCCTCGCGGGGGTGCTCTTTGGCTCCTTCATCTCCTGGATTCCGGGCTTCCACATATTCAACATAATGGCCCTACTGGTGGCAGTCTTCGGTGTCGGCGAGCTGATGCCCGTCCAGGCCTTCCCCTTCTTCGCCATCGGGGCAATAGTGGCGTACGCCTACGTGAGCGCGATTTCCAGCGTCTACTTCAGCGTCGCCGACGAGAGCGCGGTGTTCCTCCTCTTTCCAACCCAGCGCTACCTCCTCCTCGGCAGGGGACATGAGGCAGTCCTGTTATACCTCATCGGCGCGGTTGCAGGAACACTCGTCCTCGTGCTTGGGGCGCTCTTCATATTCCCGAAGGTGCTGCCGCCGATTTACCAGGCGACCAGCCCCTACATAACCTACTTCCTGGTGGCCATAGTGGTCTTCATGTTCATGAGCGAGTGGCCCAAGGAAGGAGACCGCGGAAAAACGCCTGCCGAAAGGCTCTGGTTGGCCTGGAGGCAGATACTCGGCGGAATCCTGGTGTTCTTCCTCTCGGGAATACTGGGCTTCATCGTTATGAACACCAATCTCCTGCCGACGACGAGCGCCTACACGAGGCTCACGCCGATGTTCATCGGCTTCTTCGGAATGTCGTGGGTGATACTCAACATACTCTCCAACCCGCCGATGCTCGAGCAGGTTCCCGACGACAGGGTTGAGAGTAGCCTCTACAACACCCTCAAGGCCAGCTTCGGCGGAGCGCTGGGAGGAACGATAGCGGCAGTTTACCCCATAATCACCGGCGGAATGGGTGCTCTCGTTGCGGGTCACATGACCAGTCAGCGCGGTGACGATGCCTTCATCATAAGCCAGGGTGTGAACAGGGTCATCTACTACGTCGGGGCCTTCACGCTCCTATTCCTGCCCCAGCTGAGGCTCACGAGGGGAGCGGCGGCGTGGCTCGTCAGCTCAATCTACACCCCCAAGAGCTACGCGGAGTATCTGGCCGCGATAGGTGTCATCCTGCTCAGCGCGGGGATAAGCTTCATCTTCACCTACTACCTCTCCAGGTTCCTAGCCAACAGCTTCAACGTCGTCCACATCAAGAAGCTCTCCTACGTGGTTGCAGTGACGCTGGTGGCCATAAGCTACCTCCTCACCGGCCCGATGGGGCTGGCGGTGCTCTTCGTCTCGACGGCGATAGGAATGATGGCAGCAGCGTTCAACACCAGGAGGAGCTACTGTCTCGGCGGACTTATACTGCCCGTGCTCATCAGCATGACGGGCCACACGGGCTACTTCATGCACCTGCTCGGACTGGGGTGA
- a CDS encoding S9 family peptidase, which produces MSNIEWDEKTFSRFAYLGDPRIRGRLVAYVLTKANMEDNKYESTVVVEDLETGARRFIENASMPRISPDGKKLAFTRPNSEKKATEIWVADVQTLSAKRVLTIKNVRSIQWNDDSRRLLVIGFKRRDDEDFVFDDDVPAWFDSMGFFDGEKTTFWVLDTESEEIIEQFEKPRFSSGLWHGDSIAVNVPHREGSKPALFKFYDIYLWRDGEEERLFERVSFEAVDSDGKALLLRGKKEKRFISEHEWLYVWDGELKPVYEGPLDVYGAKLTDGKVYFLTPDAGRVNLWLWDGQAERVVVGNHWVYGFDVHDGRAVLLIATATRVPELYLYDGELKQITDYNGPIFARLKTFEPRHFRFKSKDLEIDGWYLRPELKEDEKAPVIVFVHGGPKGMYGHRFVYEMQLMAAKGYYIVFVNPRGSDGYDEDFALRVLERTGLEDFEDIMNGIEEFFKLEPQADRERVGITGISYGGFMTNWALTQSDLFKAGISENGISYWLTSYAFSDIGLWYDVEVIGPNPLENENYRKLSPLFYAENVKAPILLIHSLEDYRCPLDQSLMFYNVLKDMGKEAYIAVFKKGPHGHSIRGSPKHRSKRYRLFIEFFERKLRKYEEGFDVEKILKEG; this is translated from the coding sequence ATGAGCAACATCGAATGGGATGAGAAGACCTTTTCTAGGTTCGCGTACCTGGGCGACCCGCGTATCCGGGGCCGGCTGGTGGCCTACGTTCTTACAAAGGCCAACATGGAGGACAACAAGTACGAGAGCACGGTGGTCGTTGAGGACTTGGAGACCGGGGCGAGGCGCTTCATCGAGAACGCTTCCATGCCGAGGATCTCGCCGGATGGAAAGAAACTCGCTTTCACGCGTCCCAACAGCGAGAAGAAGGCAACGGAGATATGGGTGGCGGACGTACAGACCCTGAGCGCCAAGAGGGTTTTAACCATCAAGAACGTTCGCTCGATACAGTGGAACGACGATTCCAGGAGACTCCTTGTGATCGGCTTCAAGCGCCGCGATGATGAGGACTTCGTCTTCGACGACGACGTTCCCGCCTGGTTCGACAGCATGGGCTTCTTCGACGGGGAGAAAACGACCTTCTGGGTTCTCGACACGGAGAGTGAGGAAATAATCGAGCAGTTCGAGAAGCCGAGGTTTTCGAGTGGTCTCTGGCACGGCGATTCCATAGCCGTCAACGTCCCGCACCGCGAGGGCTCGAAACCAGCGCTCTTCAAGTTCTATGACATCTACCTCTGGAGGGACGGTGAGGAGGAGAGGCTCTTCGAGCGCGTTTCCTTTGAGGCGGTGGATTCCGACGGAAAGGCGCTCCTCCTGAGGGGCAAGAAAGAAAAGCGGTTCATCAGCGAGCACGAGTGGCTCTACGTCTGGGACGGCGAGCTCAAGCCCGTCTACGAGGGTCCGCTCGACGTCTACGGCGCGAAGCTCACCGACGGCAAGGTCTACTTCCTCACTCCAGATGCAGGCAGGGTGAACCTCTGGCTCTGGGACGGACAAGCGGAGAGGGTGGTTGTAGGAAACCACTGGGTTTACGGCTTCGACGTCCACGACGGAAGGGCGGTTCTGCTTATAGCGACCGCCACCCGCGTCCCCGAGCTCTACCTCTACGACGGCGAGCTGAAGCAGATAACCGACTACAACGGGCCGATATTCGCCAGGCTCAAGACCTTCGAGCCGAGGCACTTCCGCTTCAAGAGCAAAGACCTGGAGATAGACGGCTGGTACCTGAGGCCCGAGCTCAAGGAGGACGAAAAAGCTCCTGTTATAGTCTTCGTCCACGGTGGGCCGAAGGGAATGTACGGCCACCGCTTCGTCTACGAGATGCAGCTGATGGCGGCGAAGGGCTATTACATCGTCTTCGTCAACCCGCGCGGGAGCGACGGCTACGACGAGGACTTCGCGCTCCGCGTCCTTGAAAGAACAGGTCTTGAGGATTTTGAGGACATAATGAACGGCATCGAGGAGTTCTTCAAGCTCGAACCGCAGGCCGACAGGGAGCGCGTTGGCATTACCGGCATAAGCTACGGCGGCTTCATGACCAACTGGGCTTTGACTCAGAGCGACCTCTTCAAGGCAGGTATAAGCGAGAACGGCATAAGCTACTGGCTCACCAGCTACGCCTTCTCCGACATCGGCCTCTGGTACGACGTTGAAGTCATCGGCCCGAACCCGCTGGAGAACGAGAACTACCGGAAGCTCAGCCCGCTGTTCTATGCGGAGAACGTGAAGGCCCCGATTCTGCTCATCCACTCCCTTGAGGACTACCGCTGTCCGCTCGACCAGAGCCTCATGTTCTACAACGTTCTCAAGGACATGGGCAAGGAGGCCTACATAGCGGTCTTCAAGAAAGGGCCCCACGGCCACAGCATCCGCGGAAGCCCGAAGCACCGCTCAAAGCGCTACAGGCTCTTCATCGAGTTCTTCGAGCGCAAGCTCAGGAAGTACGAGGAGGGCTTCGACGTCGAGAAGATACTCAAGGAAGGCTGA
- a CDS encoding antitoxin family protein, producing the protein MGTKIIAVYENGVLRPKNRLDLPAGTEVELVILPSLKGLMKLFEGVDVRGDVESALKEARERKLWE; encoded by the coding sequence ATGGGAACAAAGATAATCGCTGTTTATGAGAACGGCGTTTTGAGGCCCAAGAACAGGCTTGATCTTCCAGCCGGTACGGAGGTTGAGCTGGTAATCCTGCCATCCTTAAAAGGACTCATGAAGCTCTTCGAAGGAGTGGACGTTAGGGGAGACGTGGAGAGCGCCCTCAAAGAGGCCAGGGAGAGGAAATTATGGGAGTAG
- a CDS encoding dipeptidase produces MIFDAHSDLPTLIHDERLNGRSLVLERNFERFFGPRVRARVMAIWTRPERRGDATAYGFEVLNSLLKDIGESERFELVTTVDGMKKAIGDGKVALWLGLEGGEPIGESLDLLELFHRLGLRVLTLTWSLRNAIADGVFERTGGGLTNFGVEVVGKAEELGIVIDLSHINEAGFWDTLDVTAFPVIASHSNARRLCDHPRNLTDEQIKAIAERDGIIGAVAIPSFIHREQPTLERYVEHITYMVDLAGYRHVGLGFDFVYYLRGWSGRSVEGFEDESRIPNLIERLSETLSEKEVEAVTFENFERVFERVVG; encoded by the coding sequence ATGATATTCGACGCTCACTCGGACCTTCCGACGCTCATCCACGACGAGAGGCTGAACGGAAGGAGCCTCGTGCTGGAGAGGAACTTCGAGAGGTTCTTCGGTCCCCGGGTTAGGGCCAGGGTTATGGCCATCTGGACGCGGCCGGAGAGAAGGGGAGACGCAACGGCCTACGGTTTTGAGGTTCTGAACTCCCTGCTGAAGGACATCGGGGAGAGCGAGCGCTTTGAGCTGGTCACAACCGTCGATGGAATGAAAAAGGCGATCGGGGACGGAAAGGTCGCCCTGTGGCTCGGCCTTGAGGGCGGGGAGCCGATAGGAGAGAGCCTTGATCTGCTGGAGCTCTTCCACCGCCTCGGCCTGAGGGTTCTGACGCTCACCTGGAGTCTGAGGAACGCCATAGCTGACGGGGTCTTTGAGAGAACCGGCGGCGGACTGACGAATTTCGGCGTTGAAGTCGTCGGAAAGGCCGAGGAGCTGGGGATAGTCATCGATCTGAGTCACATAAACGAGGCCGGCTTCTGGGACACCCTCGACGTGACGGCGTTTCCGGTCATAGCGTCGCACTCCAACGCGAGGAGGCTGTGCGACCATCCAAGAAACCTAACGGACGAGCAGATAAAGGCGATAGCGGAGAGGGACGGCATTATAGGTGCAGTCGCCATCCCGAGCTTTATCCACAGAGAGCAGCCGACGCTGGAGAGGTACGTGGAGCACATAACGTACATGGTCGATCTGGCAGGCTACCGCCACGTTGGGCTCGGCTTCGATTTCGTTTACTACCTCCGCGGCTGGAGCGGGAGGAGCGTTGAAGGCTTCGAGGACGAATCGAGGATACCAAACCTGATAGAGAGGCTCTCGGAGACCCTCAGCGAGAAAGAAGTCGAGGCGGTGACCTTCGAAAACTTCGAGCGCGTTTTTGAGCGGGTCGTGGGTTAG
- a CDS encoding methyltransferase domain-containing protein, producing the protein METLYFLTVREARRLLLSGGTVKLNLDLRKTNRTWGIRREGDEFVFPDRTRVKKGVIERIARDEGSVYFVKSGGVYKAAIAGEGYYKLVPTIPPTIEINGIRMHRTKEVNPLQDTRNKVNAVKPKEGETVLDTCMGLGYTAIEASKRGAYVITIEKDPNVLELARINPWSRELFTGGKVQVIQGDAFEVVKRFKPESFDVVIHDPPRFSLAGQLYSEEFYRELFRVLKPGGRLFHYVGNPGKKYRRKDLQKGVMERLRRAGFVGVKRVEEALGVVGRKPEKGREKD; encoded by the coding sequence ATGGAGACCCTGTATTTTCTAACCGTGAGGGAAGCCAGGAGACTGCTCCTTTCAGGGGGAACCGTTAAGCTCAACCTTGACCTGAGGAAAACCAACAGGACATGGGGGATAAGGCGAGAGGGCGATGAGTTCGTCTTCCCCGACAGGACGAGGGTCAAGAAGGGAGTGATCGAGAGGATCGCGAGGGACGAGGGCAGCGTTTACTTCGTCAAAAGCGGCGGCGTCTACAAGGCGGCAATAGCCGGTGAGGGCTACTACAAGCTCGTCCCGACGATTCCGCCGACGATTGAGATAAACGGCATTAGAATGCACCGCACGAAGGAGGTAAACCCCCTCCAGGACACGAGGAACAAGGTGAACGCGGTGAAGCCAAAGGAGGGGGAAACGGTTCTTGACACCTGCATGGGGCTCGGCTACACGGCGATAGAAGCCTCGAAGCGCGGGGCTTACGTCATAACCATCGAGAAGGACCCCAACGTGCTCGAGCTCGCCAGGATAAACCCCTGGAGCAGGGAGCTGTTCACCGGCGGAAAGGTGCAGGTGATTCAGGGCGATGCCTTCGAGGTCGTGAAGAGGTTCAAGCCGGAGAGCTTCGACGTCGTAATCCACGACCCGCCGCGCTTCTCTTTGGCGGGCCAGCTATACTCCGAGGAGTTCTACCGCGAGCTGTTCAGGGTTCTCAAACCCGGCGGAAGACTCTTCCACTACGTCGGCAACCCCGGGAAGAAATACCGCAGAAAGGACCTCCAGAAGGGGGTCATGGAGCGCCTGAGGAGGGCAGGCTTCGTTGGAGTTAAGCGCGTCGAGGAAGCGCTGGGAGTTGTGGGGAGAAAACCCGAAAAGGGAAGAGAGAAGGATTAA
- a CDS encoding type II toxin-antitoxin system VapC family toxin, with the protein MGVVLDSSVVLKALLPPPRNLKGEILKRELETHEKCRFVLERIEEERIETHSPAVIVVEVAGVIRRITGDEYRASIASDTIENNFILHYDAEILEKAREVATLTGASGFDAYFIATARLLSLPLITDDKGMHLRARELGIDSILVREKSIKEIERTLG; encoded by the coding sequence ATGGGAGTAGTTCTAGATTCATCGGTTGTCCTCAAGGCGCTCCTACCTCCTCCCAGAAATCTCAAGGGGGAGATACTCAAAAGGGAGCTTGAAACCCACGAGAAGTGCCGGTTCGTACTGGAGAGGATAGAGGAGGAAAGGATTGAAACTCACTCACCAGCCGTAATCGTTGTTGAAGTAGCCGGGGTCATCAGAAGGATCACCGGAGACGAATACAGGGCATCGATTGCCAGTGACACCATCGAGAACAACTTCATACTTCACTATGATGCAGAGATCCTAGAAAAAGCCAGAGAGGTCGCCACTCTTACCGGGGCTTCTGGATTTGATGCGTATTTTATAGCCACCGCACGTCTTCTGAGCCTTCCGCTGATAACTGATGACAAAGGAATGCATCTCAGAGCCAGAGAATTGGGCATAGACTCCATCCTGGTGCGGGAGAAATCCATCAAAGAAATAGAACGCACCCTCGGGTGA
- a CDS encoding OB-fold nucleic acid binding domain-containing protein, with translation MSGKKGEKKLYYHGLKEQKKLNVSRLKYLSILLSVIGVAVLLVAAQSAQAPLVRVSDVYGNYLMNYAVVRINGTVITVPYVSQTGGKLGLTFTVDDGTGQIDVRVYSPLADEMVRKGLVPFPGDEVTAEVQLRVRETYTYSMLQYLDGLHFRSKLHSADPPLVKSLNANMSGSYVAVEGIVTEFSNVSSGYLMTVDTGDSLVSVLVPRVLLVFNNLSVKVGDTLYAPGIVYLYKGTSPEIVVRNLTQLAVTPIEEAPVVPIGEAPNYPEMVMAVEGSIAGITYENGRYVLTITDGQNYLDALVPREVLANLNPFNASSESTVKVAGRMGNDGRLVAAYLEVVKPVKTEFKPIGVLTLDMRGSIAAVKGNIEEVDRVGSNLKLVIDDGTGRLDVFIPSAALAELSNETMAQLKVGLGVEVAGYLEEYRGKLEVVVYTGEGIRALGEPLPPEEIELPKVTAAQLADYEGQLVDFAGSIEGVTYANGTYYLAVDGVKASLPREALLNLNPLEAGTGSQVTVRGLVESPSLVKGENLTVEVPIAPIPLKPDEVTAEMEGQLVAVVGKVTDVANLSGNLKIVVGNLPVFVPRTTANELTYVPAEGDIVQIGGYVEIYRDEPEVVLFNPAAIEKLQQTGPLEGTVSDLKTATEPLLLTVTWDSIAYQKPDYALTFHDSTGSATLLIERSLLPNPLKAGTGSTLRVIADPLSGRITALNVTGARPSQVVKTGSVSLSMKGRTVALNGTVSSVFTLGSNLKLIVDDGSGGIAVFIPGGANLSVEKGRTVLLAGYVDEYNGEAEIIVYDLDAVVVMENPPGGTAGIGEVKVSELSGATGRVNLTVTWDGLSYEDGYVMKVHDDTGSAKLAVSRDLLPDPREAGTGSTLRITYDADAGQVVSITVVEAVPAEELRTGDVTLDLLGTTVVVEGTIKDVYTGKSFVKLTIDDGSGELVIFIPKSVAQPDLSEGQTVRVAGYVAEYKGTVEVIPYRGDCIEVR, from the coding sequence ATGTCGGGAAAAAAGGGTGAGAAAAAGCTCTACTACCACGGACTCAAGGAGCAGAAGAAGCTCAACGTATCGAGGCTCAAATACCTCTCGATTCTCCTGTCTGTAATCGGCGTCGCCGTTCTGCTCGTTGCCGCCCAGAGCGCCCAAGCCCCGCTCGTCAGGGTGAGCGACGTCTACGGCAACTACCTGATGAACTACGCCGTCGTCAGGATAAACGGCACCGTAATCACCGTTCCCTACGTCTCCCAGACCGGCGGAAAGCTCGGCCTAACCTTCACGGTGGACGACGGAACCGGGCAGATTGACGTCCGCGTCTACTCCCCGCTCGCCGATGAGATGGTACGGAAGGGTCTAGTCCCCTTCCCCGGCGACGAGGTGACGGCCGAAGTCCAGCTCCGCGTGAGGGAGACCTACACCTACTCGATGCTCCAGTACCTCGACGGCCTGCACTTCCGCTCGAAGCTCCACTCCGCCGACCCGCCGCTCGTCAAGTCCCTCAACGCCAACATGAGCGGCTCCTACGTGGCCGTCGAGGGCATCGTCACAGAGTTCTCCAACGTCAGCTCCGGCTACCTGATGACCGTCGATACCGGCGACTCCCTCGTTTCCGTGCTCGTCCCGAGGGTTCTTCTCGTCTTCAACAACCTCTCCGTCAAGGTCGGCGACACCCTCTACGCCCCGGGAATAGTCTACCTCTACAAGGGCACCTCACCGGAGATAGTCGTCAGGAACCTCACCCAGCTCGCGGTTACGCCGATCGAGGAAGCTCCCGTCGTCCCGATAGGCGAGGCACCCAACTATCCTGAAATGGTCATGGCCGTTGAAGGCTCCATAGCTGGAATAACCTACGAGAACGGCCGCTACGTGCTGACCATCACCGACGGTCAGAACTACCTCGACGCCCTCGTCCCGCGCGAGGTTCTCGCCAACCTCAACCCCTTCAACGCCTCGAGCGAGAGCACGGTCAAGGTCGCGGGAAGAATGGGGAACGACGGCAGGCTCGTTGCGGCCTACCTGGAGGTCGTGAAGCCCGTTAAAACCGAGTTCAAGCCGATCGGCGTCCTAACCCTGGACATGCGCGGCTCGATAGCGGCCGTGAAGGGCAACATCGAGGAGGTCGATAGGGTAGGCTCGAACCTCAAGCTCGTCATCGACGACGGAACCGGAAGGCTGGACGTCTTCATCCCCTCCGCCGCCCTCGCTGAGCTCTCCAACGAGACGATGGCTCAGCTTAAAGTCGGCCTCGGAGTCGAGGTTGCCGGCTACCTCGAGGAGTACCGCGGAAAGCTCGAGGTGGTCGTTTACACTGGAGAGGGAATAAGGGCCCTCGGAGAGCCGCTCCCACCGGAGGAGATAGAGCTTCCGAAGGTCACCGCGGCCCAGCTCGCTGACTACGAGGGTCAGCTCGTCGATTTCGCCGGCTCGATCGAGGGGGTAACCTACGCCAACGGCACCTACTACCTCGCCGTGGACGGCGTTAAGGCCTCTCTCCCGAGGGAAGCCCTGCTCAACCTCAACCCGCTCGAGGCAGGAACCGGCAGTCAGGTCACGGTCAGGGGCCTGGTCGAGAGTCCAAGCCTTGTGAAGGGCGAGAACCTCACCGTCGAAGTTCCGATAGCCCCGATTCCGCTCAAGCCCGACGAGGTCACCGCGGAGATGGAGGGACAGCTCGTCGCCGTTGTCGGCAAGGTCACCGACGTGGCCAACCTCAGCGGCAACCTCAAGATAGTCGTCGGCAACCTCCCGGTCTTCGTGCCGAGGACGACCGCCAACGAGCTGACCTACGTCCCGGCCGAGGGAGACATTGTGCAGATCGGAGGATACGTCGAAATCTACCGCGACGAGCCGGAGGTGGTGCTCTTCAACCCGGCCGCGATTGAGAAGCTCCAGCAGACCGGGCCGCTTGAGGGCACCGTCTCGGACCTGAAGACCGCCACCGAGCCGCTCCTCCTGACGGTCACCTGGGACTCGATTGCCTACCAGAAGCCCGACTACGCGCTGACCTTCCACGACTCCACCGGAAGCGCAACCCTCCTCATCGAGCGCTCCCTCCTGCCCAACCCGCTCAAAGCAGGCACGGGCAGCACGCTGAGGGTGATAGCCGACCCGCTCTCCGGCAGGATAACCGCGCTGAACGTCACCGGGGCCAGGCCCTCCCAGGTCGTCAAGACCGGCTCGGTGAGCCTCTCGATGAAGGGCAGGACCGTGGCGCTGAACGGAACTGTTTCGAGCGTCTTCACCCTCGGAAGCAACCTCAAGCTGATCGTGGACGATGGAAGCGGTGGAATAGCGGTCTTCATACCCGGCGGCGCCAACCTGAGCGTCGAGAAGGGCCGGACGGTGCTCCTTGCTGGCTACGTGGACGAGTACAACGGCGAGGCGGAGATTATCGTCTACGACCTCGATGCGGTTGTGGTGATGGAGAATCCCCCCGGAGGAACCGCGGGAATCGGAGAGGTGAAGGTCTCGGAGCTCTCCGGCGCCACCGGAAGGGTGAACCTCACGGTAACCTGGGACGGGCTGAGCTACGAGGACGGCTACGTCATGAAGGTCCACGACGACACCGGAAGCGCCAAGCTGGCGGTCTCGCGCGACCTCCTCCCGGATCCGAGGGAAGCGGGAACCGGAAGCACGCTCAGGATAACCTACGACGCCGACGCCGGCCAGGTGGTTTCCATAACCGTCGTCGAGGCGGTTCCGGCGGAGGAACTAAGGACGGGCGACGTCACTTTGGACCTCCTCGGGACGACCGTGGTCGTTGAGGGAACCATCAAGGACGTCTACACTGGCAAGAGCTTCGTCAAGCTGACCATCGACGACGGAAGCGGGGAGCTGGTTATCTTCATACCAAAGAGCGTCGCCCAGCCGGATCTCAGCGAGGGCCAGACGGTCAGAGTAGCGGGCTACGTCGCCGAGTACAAGGGAACCGTCGAGGTCATCCCATACAGGGGCGACTGCATCGAGGTGAGGTGA
- a CDS encoding metal-dependent hydrolase: MRGFTHYISGLAAATFFAALVGDLRLGILIPVIAAAAAYFPDFVDFKFGKFLARRDYEIDPAPWDEKKHYAPKLVKISELSGENRYQFFAIEGKVEEILARGSGKVSYRVLREDGSEETVTESYNSIVFTLNDGTGKITVEAFGDDYEFFEEEFGKIEEGREMLVFGYVDVEEDGSLKLVVSDAPHPQGIADTIAKAIEEAYREGERIVKIHNIRLPGDVYRRFWVHLDPPRREVRVEMGPIVTPGGVAIGGDVPEYRKYGIAKVSVPFIKTYPKPTRIDSFSGPEIAFRRAEFKGKTVVKDRFLPWHHGFSHSLTMGIIIGLVVFAFFKLIGYEHATELALASMIGQWLHVFEDQLGFMGSNLLPPITKDVVPGFKLGESGSGLTNFSTAWLMIAFMIWNFNRFTDPRPIPISDAKLLLLLAWPSIIGFGIAIVRSFRLRKEISELMDYYTNLEAFEEMEEVGGI; encoded by the coding sequence ATGAGAGGGTTCACCCACTACATCTCGGGCCTCGCGGCGGCGACCTTCTTCGCCGCCCTCGTCGGTGATCTAAGGCTCGGCATACTCATTCCGGTCATAGCGGCTGCCGCCGCCTACTTCCCCGACTTCGTGGACTTCAAGTTCGGGAAGTTCCTGGCGAGAAGGGACTACGAGATAGACCCCGCCCCCTGGGACGAGAAGAAGCACTACGCGCCCAAGCTCGTTAAAATCAGCGAGCTGAGCGGGGAGAACCGCTACCAGTTCTTTGCCATCGAGGGGAAGGTCGAGGAGATACTGGCGAGGGGTTCAGGGAAGGTCTCCTACAGGGTTCTCCGCGAGGACGGAAGCGAGGAGACCGTCACGGAGAGCTACAACAGCATAGTCTTCACGCTCAACGACGGAACCGGGAAGATAACCGTCGAGGCCTTTGGAGATGACTACGAGTTCTTCGAGGAGGAGTTCGGGAAGATCGAGGAAGGCAGGGAGATGCTCGTCTTTGGCTACGTTGATGTGGAGGAGGACGGTTCGCTCAAGCTCGTCGTCAGCGACGCCCCGCACCCGCAGGGCATAGCTGACACCATAGCGAAGGCGATAGAGGAGGCCTACCGCGAGGGCGAGAGGATAGTCAAGATACACAACATTCGCCTCCCTGGAGACGTTTACAGGCGCTTCTGGGTTCACCTCGACCCGCCCAGGAGGGAGGTCAGGGTCGAGATGGGGCCGATAGTGACGCCAGGTGGCGTTGCAATAGGCGGCGACGTTCCCGAGTACAGGAAGTACGGGATAGCGAAGGTTAGCGTTCCCTTCATCAAGACCTATCCAAAGCCGACGAGGATTGATTCATTCTCCGGCCCGGAGATAGCCTTCAGAAGGGCTGAGTTCAAGGGCAAGACCGTCGTCAAGGACAGGTTCCTGCCCTGGCACCACGGCTTCAGCCACTCGCTCACGATGGGCATTATAATAGGCCTCGTCGTCTTCGCTTTCTTCAAGCTGATTGGCTACGAGCACGCGACAGAGTTGGCACTCGCTTCGATGATAGGTCAGTGGCTCCACGTCTTCGAGGACCAGCTCGGCTTCATGGGAAGCAACCTGCTCCCGCCGATAACCAAGGACGTCGTTCCGGGCTTCAAGCTCGGCGAGAGCGGCAGCGGGCTTACCAATTTCTCAACGGCATGGCTGATGATAGCCTTCATGATATGGAACTTCAACCGCTTCACCGACCCGAGGCCGATACCGATCAGCGACGCAAAGCTACTGCTCCTCCTGGCCTGGCCGTCGATAATAGGCTTTGGAATAGCGATAGTCAGGAGCTTCAGGCTCAGAAAGGAAATCTCGGAGCTCATGGACTACTACACCAATCTGGAAGCCTTCGAGGAGATGGAGGAGGTCGGGGGGATTTAA
- a CDS encoding DUF531 domain-containing protein, which yields MLTIALYNTYDPKRLHEAHLRAIARAGPIAYAYGFHLALVGFPFEGRPIDVAEEISGHTTIGEGGRYLMELAEGNRFHLLDFPRRGFPPQFGTPVATTRKPSDGKELTPIELAERALRGESFLLLVGLGRHGLPKEIFKTARYHMDITGKRVSLETCTAIGAIPARISTLMEALRWRTGGKRI from the coding sequence ATGCTGACGATAGCCCTGTACAACACCTACGACCCCAAGAGGCTCCACGAGGCCCACCTGCGCGCCATAGCTCGAGCGGGGCCTATAGCTTATGCCTACGGCTTTCATCTGGCCCTGGTGGGCTTTCCCTTCGAGGGCAGGCCTATCGATGTGGCGGAGGAGATAAGCGGCCACACTACGATAGGCGAGGGCGGCAGGTACCTCATGGAACTGGCGGAGGGGAACCGCTTCCACCTTCTGGACTTTCCCAGGCGGGGTTTTCCGCCGCAGTTCGGAACACCCGTTGCCACCACCAGGAAGCCAAGTGATGGGAAAGAACTAACGCCCATTGAGCTCGCCGAACGTGCTCTCCGCGGTGAGAGCTTTCTTCTCCTGGTGGGCCTCGGGCGGCACGGCCTCCCCAAGGAAATCTTTAAGACCGCCCGCTACCACATGGACATAACTGGAAAAAGGGTGAGCCTCGAAACGTGCACCGCCATCGGTGCCATTCCCGCGAGGATAAGCACCCTCATGGAGGCTCTGAGATGGAGGACGGGTGGAAAAAGGATCTAG